The following are from one region of the Nitrospirae bacterium YQR-1 genome:
- a CDS encoding MlaE family lipid ABC transporter permease subunit: protein MIVRPTGRWFIGFIKGLGSSGVFLFNSLYYALTPPYKWKLIIRQIWFIGYMSLGVILMTGAFTGMVLALQLFYTLRKFGAESLLGPGIALSLVRELGPVFTALMVTGRGGSALTAEIGIMRISEQIDSLYIMALNPYKYIITPNFIAALICFPMLTAIFDVVGIYGGYLVGVKLLGVSSGIYFGEMEGFVERKDLYIGLYKSLSFALIVSWVCCYKGFFLGKGASGFGARAVSKATTDAVVMSSVVVLIWDYVLGSYFI from the coding sequence ATGATTGTAAGACCCACCGGGAGGTGGTTCATTGGTTTTATAAAAGGGCTGGGAAGCTCAGGGGTTTTTTTGTTTAACTCTCTCTACTACGCCCTGACGCCGCCTTATAAATGGAAGCTGATTATTCGCCAGATATGGTTTATCGGCTATATGTCCCTGGGAGTCATCCTTATGACGGGGGCATTTACCGGTATGGTGCTGGCTCTTCAGCTGTTCTATACATTAAGAAAATTCGGAGCTGAATCTCTCCTTGGTCCGGGCATTGCTCTTAGTCTGGTCAGAGAGCTGGGACCGGTCTTTACCGCCCTTATGGTCACAGGCAGGGGTGGTTCTGCACTTACCGCAGAAATTGGGATTATGAGAATATCCGAGCAGATTGACTCCCTCTACATAATGGCGTTAAACCCATATAAGTACATAATAACGCCTAACTTCATCGCCGCCCTGATATGCTTTCCTATGCTGACGGCAATATTTGACGTTGTAGGAATATATGGAGGGTATTTGGTTGGTGTGAAGCTCCTTGGGGTAAGCTCCGGCATATACTTTGGTGAGATGGAAGGTTTTGTGGAAAGAAAGGACCTTTACATCGGACTTTACAAATCGTTGAGCTTTGCCCTTATCGTGTCATGGGTGTGTTGTTACAAAGGTTTTTTTCTGGGTAAGGGCGCATCCGGTTTTGGAGCACGGGCTGTGAGTAAAGCCACAACTGATGCTGTTGTTATGTCCTCAGTGGTGGTGCTGATTTGGGATTACGTCTTAGGATCTTATTTTATCTGA
- a CDS encoding ABC transporter ATP-binding protein, translated as MLDGVEVLKGVDLTIHKGELMAIIGTSGAGKSVSFKCITGLMKPDSGTISIGGRDITGMGMRELNHVRRDFGVLFQSGALFDSLDVYQNVAFPLKERTRLMDSEIALRVKKALSDVNLKDVEDKYPAELSGGMKKRVALARAIISNPKVIFFDEPTTGLDPVLKKSIHELIAENHQRYGFTGLIISHEIPDIFDVADRVAMLYDGKIIFCGTPDEIIQCEIPQVKRFIHCCGSGSYSNRVSEYSSGTAV; from the coding sequence ATGCTCGACGGTGTTGAGGTTTTAAAAGGTGTTGACTTAACAATCCATAAGGGCGAGCTGATGGCCATCATAGGCACATCAGGCGCCGGCAAGAGTGTTTCATTTAAGTGTATAACAGGCCTGATGAAACCGGACTCCGGTACAATTTCAATAGGGGGCAGGGATATTACCGGAATGGGAATGAGAGAGTTAAATCACGTACGCAGAGACTTTGGGGTGCTTTTTCAAAGCGGCGCTCTCTTTGACTCCTTAGACGTCTATCAAAACGTAGCATTCCCGCTTAAGGAAAGAACCCGCCTCATGGACTCAGAGATTGCGCTGCGTGTGAAGAAGGCGCTAAGTGATGTAAATTTAAAAGATGTGGAGGATAAGTATCCGGCGGAGTTAAGTGGCGGGATGAAAAAGCGTGTGGCTCTGGCAAGAGCTATAATTTCAAATCCGAAAGTTATATTTTTTGATGAGCCTACAACCGGCCTTGACCCGGTGTTAAAGAAATCTATCCATGAGCTGATTGCTGAAAATCATCAGAGGTATGGTTTCACAGGGCTTATAATAAGCCACGAGATACCAGACATTTTTGATGTTGCCGACCGGGTGGCAATGCTCTATGACGGGAAAATAATTTTTTGCGGCACACCGGATGAAATCATACAATGTGAGATTCCACAAGTGAAGAGGTTTATACACTGCTGTGGCAGCGGCAGCTACAGCAATAGGGTCTCAGAGTACAGTAGTGGCACAGCAGTGTAG
- a CDS encoding cupin domain-containing protein, which translates to MKKQRKHKVQPIVKTHYKEVTPYITKDGSEIRELMHPSVHGNKNQSLAEAIVAVGKETLLHKHMKTEELYHVLSGAGLMYLGGWEFTVNSGDTVLIELGLPHKIKNTGNEPLKILCACCPPYSHEDTVILSG; encoded by the coding sequence TTGAAAAAGCAAAGAAAGCATAAAGTGCAGCCTATAGTTAAAACACATTACAAAGAGGTTACACCTTATATTACAAAGGACGGTTCAGAGATACGGGAGCTTATGCACCCATCTGTACATGGAAATAAAAACCAGAGCCTTGCCGAGGCAATAGTTGCTGTGGGGAAAGAGACACTGCTGCATAAGCACATGAAAACTGAGGAACTCTACCATGTGTTATCCGGTGCCGGGCTTATGTATCTTGGTGGATGGGAGTTTACCGTAAATTCAGGGGATACGGTTTTAATAGAGCTGGGACTGCCGCATAAGATAAAAAACACAGGGAATGAACCTCTAAAAATACTCTGCGCCTGCTGCCCGCCCTATAGCCATGAAGATACTGTTATATTGTCAGGTTGA
- a CDS encoding HD domain-containing protein, whose product MYKNQSVNLINSFIAKEITFDVKELIYNKDNYSNLFMKVNNFMELSDLVEFKIWAQDLTVVYSYLDKNLIGRKFPDNDDLIETITSKKPKVDTEHVRKRENEYLSTFGLLIEMYVPVFFNGKLCGIVEVYRKTTPITFWGVHTIAIVIISLLVPVLIYLFLFGRFKGVVKEIIDYQNILKSTYSELTLAYFNTIRSLAKALELRDMETEGHSERVVALSLRIGQSLSLSDEVTIELIIGAYLHDIGKIGVPDSVLLKPGRLTPEERKIIETHVIKGYELVSDVKVLSLAADVILNHHEKWDGTGYPHGKAGLEIPITARIFAIVDVFDALMSKRPYKEPIPYEKTLEIINSDKGKHFDPEVVDVFNNISYEEIVSIFQDVKDNKINKTITYATKKLICRNRLAC is encoded by the coding sequence ATGTATAAAAATCAATCTGTTAATCTTATAAACAGTTTTATAGCTAAGGAAATAACTTTTGACGTAAAGGAACTGATCTATAATAAAGACAATTACAGTAATCTTTTCATGAAGGTCAACAACTTTATGGAATTAAGCGACCTTGTAGAGTTCAAAATATGGGCTCAGGACTTGACAGTCGTGTACTCTTATCTGGATAAGAACCTGATAGGCAGGAAATTTCCAGACAATGATGATTTAATAGAAACAATTACCTCGAAAAAACCCAAAGTGGACACAGAACATGTGCGAAAAAGGGAAAACGAATACCTTTCAACCTTCGGCCTCCTGATAGAGATGTATGTGCCGGTTTTTTTTAACGGTAAATTGTGCGGTATCGTGGAGGTTTACAGGAAAACCACACCGATTACTTTCTGGGGAGTGCATACGATTGCAATAGTTATAATATCACTGTTGGTACCCGTATTGATATACCTGTTTCTGTTTGGAAGGTTTAAGGGTGTTGTTAAGGAAATAATTGATTATCAAAACATTTTAAAATCAACTTATAGTGAACTAACGCTGGCTTATTTTAACACAATCCGGAGCCTTGCAAAAGCACTGGAATTAAGAGACATGGAAACAGAGGGACATTCCGAAAGGGTTGTTGCCCTGTCGCTTCGCATTGGGCAAAGTCTCTCGCTTTCTGATGAGGTGACTATAGAGCTCATTATAGGCGCATATCTTCATGACATAGGAAAAATAGGCGTACCCGACAGTGTTTTGCTCAAACCCGGAAGATTAACCCCGGAAGAGCGAAAAATAATTGAAACACATGTGATCAAAGGCTATGAGCTGGTCAGCGACGTAAAGGTGCTTTCGCTTGCAGCTGACGTAATTTTAAATCACCACGAGAAGTGGGATGGCACTGGTTATCCGCACGGTAAAGCAGGGCTGGAAATACCAATAACTGCAAGGATTTTTGCGATAGTTGACGTTTTTGACGCTCTTATGAGCAAACGCCCCTACAAAGAACCGATACCCTATGAAAAAACTCTTGAGATTATTAACTCAGACAAAGGAAAACACTTCGACCCCGAGGTCGTAGATGTTTTTAATAATATAAGTTATGAAGAAATCGTTTCCATTTTCCAGGACGTCAAAGACAATAAAATAAATAAAACCATAACCTACGCAACAAAAAAACTCATATGCAGAAACAGATTGGCCTGTTAG
- the recN gene encoding DNA repair protein RecN, which translates to MLYCNVKFGRYISEAALLKELSIRNFAIVDNLRLEFTEGFNVLTGETGAGKSIIVDALGLVLGGKVANAMVKTGTTEATVEAFFDITENEAANKLNIDLSEGLIIRRIISAAGKSRVYLNGNMINLQNLQEIGDSLLDIHGQHEHQSLMSKARQMRLLDSFGKINADVLKYQALLSAYRSLVRQKETLSENLRQRNQRIDVLRYQIDEIDAAAVKQGEKESLIKEQTILSNLTTIKELSENSYEILNSGDFSVNDRLSLVSENLMRLNGLDEKGGELYDMAKEALSYVNELCIMLRSYKDSVDLTSGKLDEVETRLELIKKIEKKYGDGTEEIYRFLHDAKSELESLLNAEERLESIEAEINPARAALMLQARHISENRTKAAATLTEDVNMSLKELAFKNARFEIKLDVSCGTADDGSMVFLSDGIDTVEFLFSANPGEPLRPIQKVASGGELSRVMLALKSAASECDDIAVLVFDEVDAGIGGETADSVGEKLRKLSHKHQVLCITHLPQIASKGHNHAKIIKDDTGAFVNIEVTQLTGRDRLCELARMLSGTITDISLQHAQELLDKNLSKEAL; encoded by the coding sequence ATGCTATACTGTAACGTTAAATTTGGCCGGTATATCTCAGAGGCGGCATTGCTAAAAGAGCTAAGTATTAGAAATTTTGCCATAGTGGACAACTTAAGGCTTGAGTTCACGGAGGGGTTTAATGTGCTGACTGGAGAGACAGGAGCGGGGAAGTCGATAATTGTGGACGCACTTGGGCTTGTTTTAGGCGGTAAGGTAGCTAATGCCATGGTAAAGACCGGGACAACAGAGGCCACGGTAGAGGCCTTTTTTGATATTACTGAAAACGAGGCGGCAAATAAACTCAACATCGATTTAAGCGAGGGGCTTATTATCCGGCGAATCATATCCGCCGCCGGCAAAAGTAGGGTTTATTTAAACGGCAATATGATTAATCTGCAAAATCTTCAGGAAATAGGTGATTCACTGCTTGATATCCACGGCCAGCACGAGCACCAAAGCCTTATGTCTAAGGCAAGACAAATGCGCCTTTTGGATTCCTTTGGTAAAATCAACGCTGATGTGCTGAAATATCAGGCGTTACTGTCTGCCTACCGCTCTTTAGTCCGGCAAAAGGAGACTCTCTCTGAAAACCTCCGCCAAAGAAATCAGCGCATAGACGTGCTGCGTTATCAGATAGATGAAATTGATGCTGCGGCTGTTAAACAAGGTGAGAAAGAATCACTTATTAAAGAGCAAACTATACTTTCAAACCTTACAACCATAAAGGAATTGAGTGAAAACTCTTACGAAATACTGAATTCCGGAGATTTTTCTGTAAATGACAGGCTTTCATTAGTGTCAGAGAACCTTATGCGTCTCAATGGCCTGGATGAAAAAGGCGGTGAGCTCTACGACATGGCAAAGGAGGCTCTTTCTTATGTTAATGAACTTTGCATAATGCTCAGAAGCTATAAGGACAGCGTGGATTTAACCTCAGGGAAACTTGATGAGGTGGAAACACGGCTTGAACTTATTAAAAAAATAGAAAAAAAATATGGAGACGGCACAGAGGAGATATATAGGTTTCTGCATGATGCAAAATCAGAGCTGGAGTCTTTGTTGAATGCTGAGGAGCGTCTTGAGAGCATTGAGGCTGAAATAAACCCGGCAAGAGCTGCCCTTATGCTGCAAGCTCGACATATTTCAGAAAATAGAACAAAGGCGGCGGCCACGCTCACTGAGGACGTTAACATGTCTTTAAAGGAGCTGGCATTTAAAAACGCAAGGTTTGAAATTAAGCTGGACGTCAGCTGCGGCACAGCCGATGACGGCTCCATGGTCTTTCTCAGTGACGGTATTGACACAGTGGAGTTTCTTTTTAGCGCTAACCCCGGTGAACCTTTGAGGCCTATTCAGAAAGTAGCCTCAGGAGGGGAGCTTTCAAGAGTTATGCTTGCGTTAAAGAGTGCCGCTTCAGAGTGCGATGACATTGCCGTTTTAGTGTTTGATGAGGTGGATGCCGGAATTGGCGGTGAAACCGCCGACTCTGTCGGGGAAAAACTCAGAAAACTATCCCATAAACACCAGGTGCTTTGCATAACCCATCTTCCTCAGATAGCATCAAAGGGACACAACCATGCTAAAATAATTAAAGACGACACAGGTGCTTTTGTTAACATCGAGGTTACTCAGCTTACCGGCCGCGACCGTCTCTGTGAGCTTGCCCGCATGTTAAGCGGCACTATCACAGATATTTCCCTGCAGCACGCACAAGAGCTGCTTGACAAAAACCTCAGTAAGGAAGCGCTCTGA
- the mlaD gene encoding outer membrane lipid asymmetry maintenance protein MlaD: MKKFDVEVAVGFFLLLGILSLAYLSVKLGSMQFLGDKGYIVTASFTKTGGLKKGTTVEIAGVEIGKVKDIVLDDGTYQAKITMLIHSSVKITEDSIASIRTKGLLGEKYVQIAPGGSTTILADGGKIRETESAVDIEELISKYAFGDVK; this comes from the coding sequence GTGAAGAAATTTGATGTTGAGGTGGCAGTTGGGTTTTTTCTGCTTTTAGGAATTCTATCTTTAGCGTATTTGTCCGTAAAATTAGGGAGTATGCAGTTTTTGGGCGACAAGGGTTATATTGTCACAGCCTCTTTCACTAAGACCGGCGGGCTGAAAAAGGGTACCACAGTGGAAATAGCAGGGGTGGAAATCGGAAAAGTAAAAGATATCGTCCTTGATGACGGCACTTATCAGGCAAAGATTACCATGCTTATCCACTCCTCTGTTAAGATAACCGAGGACTCCATTGCCTCCATACGGACAAAAGGATTGCTTGGGGAAAAGTATGTACAGATAGCCCCGGGAGGCTCAACAACCATACTTGCAGACGGTGGTAAAATCAGGGAAACTGAATCGGCTGTTGATATAGAGGAATTGATTTCAAAATACGCCTTTGGCGATGTTAAATAG
- a CDS encoding ABC transporter substrate-binding protein yields MRLIKIAAMVTVFVFLLNSAVFAQGPEEYLKIIIEKILTVLKDNSLKSTEKTQERRKHIRTIIESRFDFEEMSKRALAVHWQKRTDAEKKEFIALFEDLLEHVYITRIESYSGEDVLFVEQSVDGDYSTVKTVVVRKNQRIPMDYKFMKINNEWKVYDVVIEGISLVSNYRTQFAKTISSGSYEALVKMLKEKKAGNEAKTQ; encoded by the coding sequence GTGAGACTTATAAAAATTGCAGCCATGGTTACAGTTTTTGTATTTCTTCTCAACAGTGCCGTCTTTGCACAGGGGCCGGAGGAATATTTAAAAATCATAATAGAGAAAATCCTCACTGTTTTGAAGGATAATTCTTTAAAAAGCACTGAAAAAACTCAGGAGAGACGCAAGCATATACGCACCATTATAGAGAGCCGTTTTGATTTTGAGGAGATGTCGAAACGAGCACTTGCAGTGCATTGGCAAAAACGTACGGATGCTGAAAAGAAGGAATTTATCGCTCTTTTTGAGGACCTTCTTGAGCATGTCTATATTACACGAATAGAGTCCTACAGTGGTGAGGATGTGTTATTTGTTGAGCAGAGCGTTGATGGAGATTATTCAACTGTCAAAACTGTAGTAGTGAGAAAAAACCAGAGAATCCCTATGGACTATAAGTTTATGAAAATAAACAATGAGTGGAAGGTCTATGATGTGGTTATCGAGGGTATAAGCCTTGTCAGCAACTACAGAACGCAGTTTGCAAAGACAATCAGCTCAGGCTCCTACGAGGCACTAGTTAAAATGCTTAAAGAAAAGAAAGCAGGCAACGAAGCAAAAACCCAATAG
- a CDS encoding leucyl aminopeptidase produces MEIKIKDAGETEYKSDCLVLPFFEPAGMELYGDIDGKIDGLIQKVIHSGEFKAKEGQIVLLYVTGVVFDRVLLLGLGKKTDITAEKLRRAGAKAFLRARESKTETVTVSVRAISETFIVQGVFSPSYYFAEGAMLSLYRYLKYKKSDEDKQDEKELKEAVLLSKEVDFPIQWLNVNVSASTFARDLVNSPSKDMTPSTLAEVAKSITGKNLKVKILEQKESEKEGMWSYLAVAKGSTEPPKFILLEYSGGGKSKPLAIVGKAITFDSGGLSLKPADSMEDMKQDMAGGAATLAIFKAVSSLKLPVNLIGVLPATENMPSGHAIRPGDVVTAITGKTIEILNTDAEGRLALVDAIGYVIKHYKPEAVIDMATLTGACSIALGNEAVAMMGNDDKLMDEVREAAGETFERVWQMPLYEEFKEYLKSEVADIKNIGGRTGGLITAAYFIKEFVGDTPWVHLDIASTAFLAKPKPYFVKGATAVGVRLLLELIRKRLEKAKKA; encoded by the coding sequence ATGGAAATAAAAATCAAAGATGCAGGTGAAACGGAGTATAAATCGGATTGTCTGGTACTTCCCTTTTTTGAGCCTGCCGGCATGGAACTCTACGGTGACATAGACGGTAAAATAGATGGCCTTATACAGAAGGTAATACACTCAGGCGAGTTTAAAGCAAAAGAGGGTCAAATCGTGCTTCTTTATGTAACCGGAGTGGTTTTTGACAGAGTGCTGCTTTTGGGATTAGGGAAAAAGACGGACATAACAGCTGAGAAATTAAGAAGGGCCGGTGCTAAAGCCTTCTTGCGGGCAAGGGAATCAAAAACGGAAACAGTAACGGTATCAGTAAGGGCGATAAGTGAGACGTTCATAGTGCAGGGAGTATTCAGCCCTTCCTATTATTTTGCAGAGGGTGCAATGCTGAGCCTTTACCGTTATTTAAAATATAAAAAAAGCGATGAGGACAAACAGGATGAAAAAGAGTTAAAAGAGGCTGTTCTGCTCTCTAAAGAGGTGGATTTTCCAATTCAGTGGCTTAATGTTAATGTTTCAGCAAGCACGTTTGCCCGTGATCTTGTAAATTCACCCTCAAAGGACATGACCCCTTCAACTCTTGCCGAGGTGGCAAAGTCCATAACGGGAAAAAATCTGAAGGTTAAAATTCTTGAACAGAAGGAATCCGAAAAAGAGGGAATGTGGTCATATCTGGCAGTGGCAAAGGGCTCCACTGAGCCTCCTAAGTTTATACTGCTTGAGTATAGCGGAGGCGGCAAGAGCAAACCACTGGCAATAGTGGGAAAAGCAATTACCTTTGACAGCGGCGGCCTGTCGCTTAAACCTGCGGATTCAATGGAAGACATGAAGCAGGACATGGCAGGTGGTGCGGCCACACTTGCCATATTTAAAGCAGTCTCATCCCTTAAACTTCCTGTTAATCTGATAGGAGTGCTGCCTGCAACTGAGAACATGCCCAGTGGACATGCAATCCGGCCCGGGGATGTTGTTACGGCTATAACCGGAAAAACGATAGAGATTTTAAATACAGATGCAGAGGGGCGGCTTGCGCTTGTGGATGCTATCGGCTACGTGATAAAGCATTATAAGCCGGAGGCCGTTATAGATATGGCTACGCTGACCGGCGCCTGCTCGATAGCTCTGGGTAACGAGGCTGTTGCAATGATGGGTAATGACGACAAACTTATGGATGAAGTCAGAGAGGCAGCCGGTGAAACCTTTGAGCGTGTATGGCAGATGCCGCTCTATGAGGAGTTCAAAGAGTATTTAAAGAGCGAGGTGGCGGATATTAAAAACATAGGTGGAAGGACTGGCGGCCTTATTACCGCTGCTTATTTTATAAAGGAATTTGTCGGAGATACCCCGTGGGTTCATCTGGATATTGCATCAACCGCTTTTTTAGCCAAACCTAAGCCGTATTTTGTTAAAGGCGCAACGGCGGTCGGCGTCAGACTGCTGTTGGAGTTAATCAGAAAGAGGCTTGAAAAAGCAAAGAAAGCATAA
- a CDS encoding 4Fe-4S binding protein, which yields MMRGKIEINAELCKGCELCITTCPKRILRLDEELNSSGYFTVNVTDMEMCTGCTLCAQICPELAIEVWAEE from the coding sequence TTGATGAGAGGTAAAATTGAGATAAACGCTGAACTCTGTAAAGGCTGTGAACTTTGCATAACCACCTGCCCAAAGAGAATACTCCGTCTTGATGAGGAGCTGAACTCCTCCGGTTACTTCACAGTGAATGTGACTGACATGGAGATGTGTACCGGCTGTACCCTGTGTGCACAAATCTGTCCGGAGCTGGCCATTGAGGTATGGGCGGAAGAGTAA